GCCGGACATGGTCCGCGGGCTGCTGCAGTCACTCCTTGCCCTGGACCCCAGCGAGCTCTCGGTGGAGATCCTCGTCGGGGACAACTCCACCAACGACGAGACCGAGGCGCTGATGGCGCAGTTCCCGTCGGTGGACTACGTGCGGAACGTGGGCGACCTCGGCCCGTACGGCAACTTCAACTCCCTCATCGCCCGTGCCTCGGGCGAGTGGATCCACCTGATCGCCGACGACGACGTCGTCGAGCCGGGCTATCTCGACGGCCTCGTGCAACCACTGCACGACGATCGGGCCGTCATCGTCACCGGCCGCGTCGGGTTCGTGGGCGGGACCCCCGCGGACACGGCGGCGGCCGCAGAGGTCCAGGCCGCCCAGTACGCCCGTCTGGGCCGCATGGGGATCGAGTTCCCGAGCCGCATCGACGGGGTCGAGCTGATCAACCGTGCGCTCATCCACGGCTGTCCCTTCGAGTTCTCCCACACGCTGGTCAGGCGCACGGCCGTGATCGCCTCGGGAGGATTCGACCGTCGCTTCCGACTCCAGGGCGACTACGACCTGTGGCTTCGGCTGCTCGGCATCGGCGATGCGGTCTTCGCCGACGTCGAGATGGGCGCCTTCAGGGTCTACGACGCGAACATGCTGGCCGACCGCGATGCCCAACGTGCCTACCGGACCGAACGCCTGCTCATCCGGCTCTCCGAGCTCGGCCGGCACCTGGACCTGCTGGCGCCCGATGTCCGGGGCGCCGTCATCGCGGCCGTTCGCAAGGACATGGCGCGGGTCCGCACGTTCACGCGGATGGGG
The genomic region above belongs to Euzebya rosea and contains:
- a CDS encoding glycosyltransferase family 2 protein gives rise to the protein MLLSICVPTRNRPDMVRGLLQSLLALDPSELSVEILVGDNSTNDETEALMAQFPSVDYVRNVGDLGPYGNFNSLIARASGEWIHLIADDDVVEPGYLDGLVQPLHDDRAVIVTGRVGFVGGTPADTAAAAEVQAAQYARLGRMGIEFPSRIDGVELINRALIHGCPFEFSHTLVRRTAVIASGGFDRRFRLQGDYDLWLRLLGIGDAVFADVEMGAFRVYDANMLADRDAQRAYRTERLLIRLSELGRHLDLLAPDVRGAVIAAVRKDMARVRTFTRMGIGGPTADGMLTSELRRATDALEQAGLGRSLEPVLGEVIAHTPGGMLSTLFGFADAVRSFLGTPQDGGEIGERAPVPGGTVRQLVTR